The nucleotide sequence CGCTCTCTACCCAGAAACGATGAGTTTGTAGGTTCGGCAGAAAACGACGCTTAGTAGCATTTCGTGCGTGTGAACGGTTGTTACCCGTTACTGGACGCTTACCAGTTACTTGGCATACTCGGGACATTTAAGTCTTCTCCAAATCGTTTCAGCTCGATATCAACCTTGGTGGCCGAACCTCTCTACCCATTCCAAGTAGAATGTGTCGAGGTCAAAAACCGTTATGGGAACCCATACAAGGCTATCAAAGGTCGCGCATTATACTAACTTGACGTGCAGAGCTCAAGACCCGAACAGATCCTTTTTACAGGATTTCGTGATCTTTTTTTGAGCAGAGCTGAATTTGTGTTCAAAAAATAGTGGGCGGATTGTAGCAGAAATTTGAGAAATGATAAGTGTTTTTTGGGGGAGGGCCCTGGGTTATGGGCCCTGGGCCCTGGGAAAACGGCATTTTTCTGAAATATTTCAGTCTATCTTTATGATTTACAGGACTTTTCCGCATCTGTGTTTAATTAATGATGCAAGTAGTCTGCTTACTCGTCTTGTTTTATCCTCCAGTTGAAGAAAAACTTCTTCATCGATATATCCAAAAGAGCGGGCTAGCATTATTTGTGTTAGCAATTCACCATTAGATCCCTTCGCAATATAAAGGAAACGAATTGACTCTCTCAATGTTTCTCGCTCTTCTCCTTCAGCTATGTTCGATGCAACTGACACCGATGACCGTCTCATTTGATCTTTAAGCCCAAAATCTCTGAAGTTGCGCGTATAATAATTAATCATTTGCGCAAGCTCAAAACTCATCTGCCAAACCACCAACTTCTCAAAGTTCATCATAACAAACACCCCTTCACCAAGTGCACTTTCCCAGGGCCCAGGGCCCAACATCCCAGAGCCCTATACCCACCCCCGCTCCGCAAACGAAACCATCTCCCCATCCCCCACCACAAAATGATCAAGCACCCGAATATCAACCAACCCCAGCGCATCAACCAGCCTCCTCGTAATCCTCCTGTCCGCCTGACTAGGCTCCGCTACCCCCGATGGATGGTTATGAGCAAGAATCAAAGCGGCAGCTCCGTGATACAGCGCTCGCTTAACAACCTCCCTCGGATAAACGGAGGCGGCGTCTATCGTCCCTTCAAACAGAACTTCATCTTTTATTACCCGGTTCTGGTTATCTAAGAACAGAACATAGAAAGCTTCCCTCTGCCGGTCTCTCAGAATGCTGGCAAGGAACATTTTGGTTTGCTGGGGACTGTTAAGGGCATCATCCCTCGTCAGGGTCTCTGCGAGGTATCTGCGGCTCATTTCCAGTACGGCTTGCAGTTGCACGTATTTAGCTTCCCCAAGGCCTTTATGGCTGCAGAATTCACTTTCAGTGCTGTTAAACAGGGCCCGAAGAGATCCAAACTCATTGATAAGAAAGTCGGACAGCTCGATAACGTTCATGCCTTTTACGCCGGTTCTGAGAAATATAGCCAGCAGTTCGGCATCGGATAGCGCTTGTGCTCCGCGCTTAAGTAGTTTTTCCCTTGGTTGGGATTCAAGAGGTAATGATTTGATTGACATAAATTTCTCCTTTGCTTTCCAAAGAGGGAAGGTAAAACGCTCCCTCGTTCCCATACATCTCCCGCGTGGGAATGCATACCGGACTTACCGGCGTAGGCCTTGGCTGTACCTCTCTGCCGGTTTCGTTTCCTACTCTTTTAGTTCAACTTACTTTTTTCCCGATTATGCCCTTGCAAAAGAATGAGAAAGTGTGGAAGTAGTACATTCTGCGTGACACCTCTAACCAAGATATGCATTCCCGCGCTGGAGCATGGGAGCGAGAAAAAAGTTCACGATCAATATCTAAGATAGTCATTCTTAAATTCAGTCAAAGCTTAGTCTGGATATGGCTACAATTGTTGATGTTTCAAAGTTGAATGGCTACAATTGTCGATGTCGGGAGGCGCTTATCGGAAAGCATCATTCAAAGAAGGATATAGATAAGGCTCTGGATTACGCGATTAAATGTGGTTGGACGTATGAAAACAGCAAAGGGCATCCGGCAGGAATTCTCAAGTGTAACAACGAGAAAAAGTGCCACCGCTATTCTATTCCGTCTACTCCAAAGAATACTGGGAATTGGGCTAGAAGAATCTACCGGTGGGTAGATGAGTGTAAGTAATGAACCTAGCCTCCTTTGGGAGAAGTATCATGAAAATGTATGAGTTCACACTAAATATTGGCAACATTTCGATCTGTAGTGATGAGGACTTACTAAATGTGTCAGCAACGATTTATGAGCAAATAGATGAGGACACATTTGTAGGATCTATCGATGAAGCCATGTTTATTGAGTTTGAAAGAGAAGCTGAATCACTGGAGTCAGCGATTATTCGGGCTATCCGGGATGTGGAGTCAATCAAAGGTTATGAACTGGTTGTTGCCTCTGTTGAGGGTGATCTTGTCAGTTTAGGTGAAGCAGCTGCGATAACCGGAGTTAAAAAGCCAACGCTTTCTAAATACAGAAAAGGTCTGTTCGGTGGCGGTGGTTTTCCTGCTCCGGCCCGGAAGATAGCCAAAAAAGATCCTTTATGGCGTCTGTGGGATATTGCTGAATGGCTATATGCCAAAGGCAAAGTTTCAGAAAGCACAGTAACAAGCGCAAAAACCATCAGTCTGGTAAACAATGCGCTTGAGGTGAGAAAATATCA is from Vibrio sp. JC009 and encodes:
- the rpmB gene encoding 50S ribosomal protein L28; the protein is MSRVCQVTGKRPVTGNNRSHARNATKRRFLPNLQTHRFWVESEKRFVKLRLTAKGMRIIDKKGIDAVLADIRARGENV
- a CDS encoding four helix bundle protein, whose protein sequence is MMNFEKLVVWQMSFELAQMINYYTRNFRDFGLKDQMRRSSVSVASNIAEGEERETLRESIRFLYIAKGSNGELLTQIMLARSFGYIDEEVFLQLEDKTRRVSRLLASLIKHRCGKVL
- the radC gene encoding DNA repair protein RadC → MSIKSLPLESQPREKLLKRGAQALSDAELLAIFLRTGVKGMNVIELSDFLINEFGSLRALFNSTESEFCSHKGLGEAKYVQLQAVLEMSRRYLAETLTRDDALNSPQQTKMFLASILRDRQREAFYVLFLDNQNRVIKDEVLFEGTIDAASVYPREVVKRALYHGAAALILAHNHPSGVAEPSQADRRITRRLVDALGLVDIRVLDHFVVGDGEMVSFAERGWV